A genomic window from Sorex araneus isolate mSorAra2 chromosome 2, mSorAra2.pri, whole genome shotgun sequence includes:
- the TMEM45A gene encoding transmembrane protein 45A, which produces MGSFRGHALPGTFFFIMGIWWSTKTILKHICKRQKRTSYFHSKALFQRIDFVEGLIVIIMAVTGMLGEQFTPEGPHLSLYNYTEGHWVELLGWHHSTMYFFFGLLGVADILCFTFSSIPSSLPKLMLSNALFVESFIFYNHTHGREMLDIFVHQLLVLVIFLTAVIAFLEFFSRSHTVILELLRSSFVLLQGSWFWQIGFVLYPLSGGPSWDQTDHDNIMFLTICFCWHYALSIIIVAVNYAFVNWLVKTRLKRFCPPEVGLLKNADREPESEEEM; this is translated from the exons ATGGGGAGTTTCAGAGGCCATGCCCTTCCTGGGACCTTCTTCTTCATCATGGGTATTTGGTGGAGCACAAAGACCATTCTGAAGCATATTTGCAAAAGGCAGAAACGGACTTCCTACTTTCATTCCAAAGCATTATTCCAGCGAATAGACTTTGTGGAAGGCTTAATAGTAATCATCATGGCTGTCACTG GCATGCTTGGAGAACAGTTCACACCTGAAGGGCCCCACCTGTCCCTATATAACTATACAGAGGGACATTGGGTCGAACTCCTGGGCTGGCATCATTCCAccatgtatttcttctttggactgctgggtgtggccgatattttatgttttactttttcttcaatTCCAAGCTCATTACCCAAGTTAATGTTGTCAAACGCCTTGTTTGTGGAGT CTTTTATCTTCTACAACCACACTCATGGCCGGGAAATGCTGGACATCTTTGTGCATCAGCTGCTGGTCTTGGTCATCTTTTTGACTGCCGTGATTGCCTTTCTGGAGTTCTTCTCACGGTCCCATACTGTAATTCTGGAGCTTCTGCGGTCAAGCTTTGTTCTTCTTCAGGGGAGCTGGTTCTGGCAG atTGGTTTTGTCCTTTATCCTCTCAGTGGAGGTCCTTCATGGGATCAAACAGACCATGACAACATTATGTTTCTCACCATATGCTTTTGTTGGCATTATGCATTATCGATTATCATTGTTGCTGTGAATTATGCCTTTGTCAATTG GTTGGTTAAAACCCGACTTAAGAGATTCTGCCCCCCTGAAGTGGGACTCCTGAAAAATGCAGACCGAGAGCCAGAATCAGAAGAAGAGATGTGA